Genomic segment of Antricoccus suffuscus:
GCTTCGTCGGGCAAGCGCTTCGTAGCCGATCGAGTCGAGCCACTGCAGTGCGTTGTGGCTCGCCAGCACGCTGTCCATGCTCGGCGCGGTCGCGATGACCAGTGAATGCGATGCGGAGATGACCCGTTGCATCAGTGTGCCGGCCATCCCGGCGCCGCAGTCGGAGACCGTGATGGGGAAGTGCCGGTAGACCGCGCGCATCGCCTGGACATATGTCGCCTCGCCGAACGCTGCGCTCTGCGCTGGTGTGCGGCCGGTAGGGAGTACCCACACGCCGTCGTTATTGCGACTGATTGCCCCGGCGAGCACGTCGAGGCTGCCAGGGTCGCCCATCTGTGCGATGTCGTGCGAACTAGCGACGGGCGCGATTCCCATCCGCAGCATCAGAGAGCCGTAGGTTGTATCGGCGTCGAGCAGCAGTACCTGTTCGCGGCGGGCTCGCGCGGCAGCGGTGGCGAGCATGATTGCCATGGTGGTCTTTCCGACGCCGCCCTTCATGCCGACGACACTGATCCGCCGAGGCGTGTGGATCGGCAGCTCGAGGCCGTTGCTGACCGGATTGGCCGGCATCGACGCCGGTGCTCTGCGCATGGGGAACCGCCGCCGAGTCGGCACCTGCTCGAGCCCGGCAACACGCGGGTCGAGATGCGGTGCCTGGGGACGTTCTGGTGCGGCGTACGGGTCGACCGCGGACTGGCGACCGGGCTCGACGAAGCTGTTGGCCGGTGGCGGCGGCACGCTTGGAGCCGGCGGCTGGCCGGCCCCGAATTGTTGCGGTACGGCGGGTCGCTGCGGGGCGGCAGACCGTTGTGGCGAGTGAAACTGTTGGGGGTGGCCGGCCTGTGGCGGGTGTCCGGTCTGCATCGGCGGACTGGCCTGTACGGGCGGGCTGGACGGTACCGGCGGACCGGCGTGTGGTGGCTGCCGACGGGTCAACGCGGCGCGGCGGTCGGTCGAGCTGGAGTCTGCGAGTGGCTGCTGCGGAGCCTGCGCCGAGTGCGGCGTTCGGAACTGTTCCGAGGTCGCCGACGGCGGCGGGGGAGCCCACACAAGTGGTGCTTCGTGTGTCGACGAGCTATCAGCCGGCGCGACCGGTTGCGGCGCGGACTCGGGCCGCGAGTCGCCGAACGGGTGCCGAGGCGGAGTGCTCATGCGTCAAGTACTTCGATTCTCGATTTCGTCGTGGAGTGATTTACTACCCGCGAGGCCCTCGAACAGAAGCGCTGCGGGCACGCGTTTTAGGGTACGTCATCTGCGCTCTACGACGCGGCCCCGGGGATTTTCGTGCCATCCCGTTGAGGAAACCTGGGTCGCCGTCAGCTTTTGGCGAGGCCGCGGCTGATCACGAGTCGTTGGATTTGATTGGTGCCCTCGAAGATCTGCATGACTTTGGCCTCCCGCATGTAGCGCTCCACTGGGAAGTCCTTGGTGTAGCCGGCGCCGCCGAGGACCTGTACGGCGTCCGTAGTGACCTTCATGGCGTTGTCCGTCGCGATTAACTTGGCGATGCTGGCCTGTTGGGAGTACGGCTTGCCGGCGTCCTTCAGACGCGCCGCCGACAGAGTGGTTGCGCGTGCGGATTCGACCGCGGCGGCCATGTCGGCCAGCACGAACGCGAGCCCCTGGTGGTCGATGATCGCGCGCCCGAACGTCTCGCGTTCCTTCGCGTAAGCGACCGCGACGTCGAGCGCTCGCTGGGCTAAACCGACCGCCACCGCGGCGATCCCGAGCCGGCCGGAGTCGAGTGCGGCTAGTGCAATCTGCAGGCCCTGCCCTTCCTCGCCGACGCGCCGGTCTGCGCCGATCGATACGTTGTCGAATCGCATCGTGGCGGTCGTGGAGCCGGTCAGTCCCATCTTGCGTTCCGGGGTGTCCGCGCTCAGGCCGGTGGTGTGCGACGGCACCGAGAAGCAGGAGATGCCGCGCGAGCGGTCGTCGGAGGTGCGGACCATCGTGGTGTAGAAGTCAGCATGACCGCCATGTGTGGTCCATGCTTTGGCGCCGTTGATGACGTAGTTTTCGCCGTCGCGGGTCGCTCGGGTAGTCATCGCAGCGGGGTCTGAGCCCGCTTGCGGTTCGGAGAGGCAGTAGGCGCCGAGCAACTTGCCGCCGAGCATGTCGGGCAGCCACGATCGCTGCTGGTCGGAGCCGAAGCTCGCGATCGCGAAACAAGACAGCGCGTGCACGCTCACGCCTACCGCGACGCTCGACCACCGCGACGCGAGCTCTTCGAGGACCTGTAGGTAGACCTCGTATGGTTGGCCGCCGCCACCGATCTCCTCAGAGTAGGGCAGTCCGAGTAGACCGGCCTCGCCGAGCACGCTGAAAACCTCGCGCGGGAAGCGTTCATCCGCCTCGTCCTTGGCTGCCTTGGGCGCCAGCTCGGCGTCGGCGATCTCGCGAGTGAGTTGAAGAAGGTCTTCGGCCTCACGGCTGGGTAGAAGTCGTTGAACGGCCACGTCGTACCTCCGGCAGGGCAAAATTCAGTGAGTGATCATTAACTGAAATATCTGCCGCTAATTGTACGTAATGAATGGGCCGTACGCGGACTCAGGATTCGTCCAGCCACGCCCGGACGGAGTCGTTGTGCTCGCCGAGCAGCGGCGGGTAGCGATGGTCGCGGTGCCATTCGGTGTCGTCGTCGTAGAAGCGCAGTGGAGGGCCGGGCAACTCGATGTTGCCCAAGACCGGATGGTCGACGTCAACCACGAGGCCCTGCGAGCGCACCTGGTCCCACTCGTAGACCTGCTCAAGATTCTTCACTTCGCCGCACGGCACGCCGACCTCGTTGAGCTTGGCCAGCAAGTCTTCGGTGGAGTACGCCGCAAACGCCTCGTTGACCAGCTTGCGTAGCTCATGGGTATTGCGCACCCGGTCGCCGTTGTTGGCGTACTTCGGATCGGCGGCGTCAAAGCCGAATGCCGCCGCGAACTTGCCCCAGATGCTCTCAGAGCCGACCGAGATCTGCACGATCCCGTCCTGGGATCGGAACAGGCCGTACGGCGCTACGGACGGGTGGTGGGGGCCTTCGGCAACCGGCAGGTCCTTGCCGACGGTCCATCGAGTGCCCTGAAATGCGTGTACGCCGACGACGGACGCGAGCAGGGACGTGCGGATGACCTTGCCTTTGCCGGTGCGCTCACGTTCGTAAAGCGCCGAGACGACTCCGTAGGCGCCGTACATCCCGGACAGGACGTCCGCGATGGGTACGCCGACCTTGGTGGGCGTTTCGGGATCGGGCCCAGTCATTGACATCAAACCGGCCTCGCCCTGTGCGATCTGGTCATAGCCGGCGCGGCCGCCTTGCGGGCCGTCGTGACCGAACCCGGTGATCGACAGGATGACGAGCCGGGGGTTGATCTCGTGGATGCGTGTGGTGGTGAACCCGAGCCGGTCAAGGACACCGGTGCGGAAGTTTTCCAGCAGGACATCGCTTTTTGCGATCAGCTTGGTCAGAGTGTCCTTGCCATCATCGCTTTTCAGGTCGAGCGTGATCGACTCCTTGTTGCGATTGCAGGATAGGTAGTAGGTCGCGATCTCGTCGTTCGGGCCGACGAACGGCGGACCCCATCCGCGGGTGTCGTCGCCGGATCCCGGCGACTCGACCTTGATCACGCGGGCGCCGAGGTCGCCGAGCATCATGCCGGCATGCGGACCGGCGAGTGCCCGGGTGAGGTCGACGACGGTGACCCCGTCGAGCGGGCCGGGCTGTGACTCGATCATGCTGTCCTCCGCGTATTCGGTGATCGTGTTCTGCAAACAGGAGCGCCCACCATGCTCGCATGGCCGGGAGCGCGGTCCGTCTCACGCCTCTCGGCGGATATACAACAGTGTGACGGCGCCGGCGAGCAGGACGAGCCACAGGCTGATCACGCGATATACCAGCGTGATCGCGATCGCCGTACTTGCCGGTATCCCGATCCCGACTAGCGCGACTCCGATGGCGGCGTCGACGACTCCGAGTCCGCCGGGCGTGAGGTTGAGCAGTTGCAGTCCCTGACCGGCGGCCCAGGCGAGAACGATCCCGGCCCACGGCACGTGTCCATAGATTGACAGCGTGACCGCGGCCAGGCAGCCGGCCTTGGAGAGAACGTTGGCGAGCGTGAGCGCCATCGTGAGCAGCGCACCCCGGCCACCGAGCCGCAATGCGGCGATCCGGTCGATCCCACTGAGAAATGCCGTCTCCATTGGAGCGGAAGGCCGGTGTCGCAGTCCGCACCAGGTCCGTACGACCCAGAGCGCGACCATGCGACCGCGGCGGCGTACCGACTCGTGATGCAGGCCGACCAGCAAAATCAGCACGGGTACGACGATGAGTGCGATCGAGAGCAGTCCGCTGATCACGCCGGCCTTGGATCCGGTCAAAGCGGCGGCCGTCGCGGTCACCGCGGCGTAGACCACCGTCGTGTAGATCCCGGACATCGCGAGTGCCCAGCTTGCAACCGTTGGTGCGACGCCGATCTTGGTGAACCGCTTGTAGGCGAAGACTGCCGCCGCCGCCGGGCCGACAACCGGAAGCGACAGCGAGATCGCATTTCCGGCGTACGTCGTTGCGACTACCGACGGCAACGAGTAGTGCCCGCCCTGTACGTCGAGAAACCGGCGTTGTTGACGGGCTAGGGTTCCGATCGAGGCGATTTGGAGAGCGACAGCGACAAGAAGCCAGCCCCAACTGGCATCGGCCAGGATGTCGGGCAGGTCGTCGAGTCGGCGCCACTGGGTCGCGACGAGTGCGACGAGGAGCACGACTCCTACTGCCGGGACAACCCTCCTGCGTAGCCAGTGCGTGGCGATCGGTTTGTGGGGGCCGTCAGTGGGTGTCGCGCTGTCGTCGGTGAGCGCTCCAGATATCTTGATGAGGTTGATTATGCCAGCGTGTGGGGCGCGTTGACGGGTGCGCGCGACCGCACGTACGGTTTGGTCAACAAGCATGGCTAATCGCTCATTTGAAGGGGACACGCATGAGGCGTGGCGCTGAGAAAACTGCCGACCTGATGGTGATTTTCGGCATCACAGGTGACCTTGCTCGCAAGATGACGTTCCGCTCGCTCTACCGGCTTGAACGCAAAGGCCTGCTTGACTGCCCGATCATCGGCGTCGCGAGCGATGAGATGACAGTGGAGCAGCTGGTCCAGCGCGCAAGCGACTCGATCAAGGAGACCGGCGAGGACTTCGACCAGAAGGTTTTCGCCCGGTTCGCCGCCCGGCTCTCCTACATCAGCGGCGATGTCACCAAAGACGACCTGTACGACGACCTGACTGCGGCCGTGAAGAAGTTCAAGCGGCCGCTCTACTACCTTGAGATGCCGCCGTCGCTATTCGGGCCGATAGCCGAGCAGCTCGGCAAGGCGGGGCTACTGGAGGACGCGCTGGTCGCGGTCGAGAAGCCGTTCGGTCATGACCTCACGTCGGCACGGGAACTCAATACGCGGCTGCACAAGGTCTTGCGAGAGGACCAGCTTCTGCGGGTGGATCACTTCCTGGGCAAGGAACCGGTCATCGAGCTGGAGTACCTGCGGTTCGCCAATGTCGCGTTCGCCGAGCTATGGGACCGCAAGAGCGTCTCGTGTATCCAGATCACCATGGCCGAGGACTTCGACGTCTCGGACCGTGGCAAGTTCTACGACTCGGTAGGCGCATTGCGCGACGTCGTACAAAATCACCTACTTCAGGTGCTCGCCTTGGTCACGATGGACCCGCCCGCCGGCGCGGGCGCCGACGAGTTGCGGGACAAGAAGACAGATGTATTCAAGGCGATCCAGGCGGCCGATCCCGAGCACTACGTGCGCGGGCAGTACGCCGGCTACACCGACGTACCCGGGGTAGCGGCTGACTCGACAACCGAGACGTTCGTTGCGTTGCGTCTCGAGATCGACAACTGGCGTTGGTCCGGCGTGCCGATCTTCCTGCGCGCGGGCAAGTCGCTCGCAGTGCGGGCCACCGAGGTCCGGCTGTTCTTGCGGCGTACGCCGAAACTCGCCTTTCTGCCGGAACTGACGCGGGCCGAGCCCAACCAAATCGTGCTGCGGATCGACCCCGATCCAGGGCTGCGACTGGCAATCACCGCCCGCGACGACGGCACGTGGCGTCCGGTCAACCTCGATACGTCGTTCAGTACACCGCTCGGTGAGCCGCTCACGCCGTACGAGCGGCTCTTCCGAGGAGCGCTCACCGGCGACCACAGCCTGTTCGCGCGGCAGGACAGTGTCGAGGAAACGTGGCGCATCGTGCAACCGTTGCTCGACAACCCTCCACCGGTGCACTCCTACAAGCCTGGTTCGTGGGGACCGACCGAAGCGGATGCCTTGATTCGTGGGCATCAAAGCTGGCACAAGCCGTGGCTGGAGAAAGCGCCCTAGGTGGCGTCGGACTCGCACCATCTCTAACCGTGACCATCGCAGAACCAATACGAGGAGACAACGCATGCAGCTTGGGATGATCGGACTCGGACGGATGGGCGCCAACCTGGTGCGCCGCTTGATGCGCGATGGACATGAATGTGTCGTCTACGACCACAACGTCGACGCGATCAAGGCGCTGGCTGATGAAGGAGCGATCGCGAGCGGCTCGATTGCCGACCTGAAGGCCAAGCTCGATGGGCCGCGGGCAGTGTGGGTGATGGTTCCTGCCGGCGATATCACGACCTCGGTAATCGAGGAACTGGCCACGACGCTGGACTCCGACGACATCGTCATCGATGGCGGCAACTCCTACTACCGCGATGATATCCGGCACGCCAAACGACTCTCTGAAAAAGGAATTCACCTCATCGACTGCGGCACCAGTGGCGGGGTGTGGGGCCTGGAGCGCGGCTACTGCTTGATGATCGGCGGCGAGACCGAGCCGGTCGCGAGGGTCGAAGCGATCTTCAAGACCATCGCCCCAGGTTTCGAGTCGGCGGAACGCACTCCCGGGCGCGAAGGTGCGATAGCGCCCTCCGAGATGGGTTACCTGCACTGCGGCCCGAACGGCGCCGGACACTTCGTGAAAATGGTGCACAACGGTATCGAGTACGGCATGATGGCCTCCATCGCCGAGGGACTTAACATCATCCGCAACGCCGACATCGGCACGAGGATTGAAAAAGGCGACGCGGAGACCGCACCGCTGGCCGAGCCGGAGTTCTACCAGTACGACATCGACGTCGCCGAGGTCACCGAGGTCTGGCGCCGCGGCAGCGTCGTCGGCTCGTGGCTGGTGGACCTGACTGCCGAGGCACTGCATGAGTCGCCGGACCTCGCCGATTACAGCGGACGCGTGTCGGACTCCGGCGAAGGTCGCTGGACGTCGATCGCGGCGATCGACGAGGGAGTCCCGGCGCCGGTGCTCAGTGCCGCGCTCTACTCCCGATTCGCCTCGCGCGATCTCAGCAAGTTCGCCGATCAAGCTCTGTCGGCCATGCGCAAGGAGTTCGGTGGCCATGACGAGAAGCCGGCGAGCTAGACGATGATGGCTCCGAAACCGGCTCGCGCGCTGACCGAGTTACCCGCGTGGCGTGAGCTTGAGCAGCACGCACGCGATATGAAAGACGTGACACTGCGCGAGCTGTTCGATGAAGATCCCTTCAGAGTTCGCGATTTTTCGTTCGATGAGCTCGGGCTGTATGCCGACTTCGCCAAGAACAGGGTCACCCGCGACACCATGCGGATGCTGCTCGATCTCGCCGAACAAGCCGGTCTGTCTGAGCGCATCGAGGCGATGTTCGCCGGAGACAAGATCAACGTCTCCGAGGACCGCGCCGTACTCCATGTGGCGCTACGTGCCGATCGCAATGCGACTATCGATGTGGACGGCCATAACGTCGTACCCGACGTGCACGAGGTCCTCGACCGGATGGCGGCGTTCGCGGACAAAGTACGAAGCGGTGAATGGACCGGGCACACCGGCAAACGGATACGCAACGTCATTAACATCGGCATCGGTGGTTCTGACCTGGGACCGCGGATGGCCTACCAGGCGCTGCTTCCCTTCAGCGATCGCGATCTGAGGGTCGAGTTCGTGTCCAATATCGACGGCGCCGAGTTCGTGGAGGCAACCCGCGGGCTCGATCCGGCCGAGACGATCTTCATCGTGTGCTCCAAGAGCTGGCACACGCTCGAGACGCTGACAAACGCGGGCGCAGCCCGGGACTGGGTGCTCGCCGCGTTCAACGGTGACACCGCGGCAGTTGCGCGGCACTTTGTCGCCGTCTCGACAAACGCGGACGGCGTACGCGAGTTCGGGATCGACACCGACAACATGTTCGGTTTCTGGGACTGGGTCGGCGGGCGTTATTCATTCGACTCGGCGGTCGGCCTGTCGCTGATGGTGGCGGTCGGACCGGATAACTTCACGGAGATGCTGGCGGGATTCCGGGCCGTTGATGAGCACGTCCGGAAGACGAAACTAGACCGCAACATCCCCGTGCTCATGGGGCTGTTATCGGTCTGGTACAACAACTTCCTCGGTGCGCAGACCCAGGCGGTACTGCCATACAGTCACTATCTCGCGCACCTTCCGGCGTACTTCCAGCAGTTGGAGATGGAAAGCAACGGGAAGCATGTCACATTGGCCGGCGACCAGGTCGATTATCAGACCGGGCAGATCATCTGGGGCCAGCCGGGGACAAACGGACAGCACGCGTTCTATCAGCTCATCCATCAAGGCACCAAGCTAATCCCGTGCGACTTCATCGGTGTTGCCAAGCCGCTGAGCGACCTGGAACATCAGCACGACCTGTTGATCGCCAATGTGTTCGCGCAAACCGAGGCGCTGGCGTTCGGGCGTTCGGAGAAGGAACTCAGGGACGCCGGCTCACCGGAAGCGCAGATCCCGCACCGGGTCTGCAAAGGTAACCAGCCGACCACGACGCTGATGCTCGACCAGCTGTCACCGCGCAGCCTCGGCACGCTGATCGCCTTGTATGAACACAAAGTGCTCACCGAGGGCGTCATCTGGGGGATTGACTCGTTCGACCAGTGGGGCGTCGAGCTCGGCAAGATCCTCGCCGGGACCATCGCTGACGAGGTCACCGCCGACGGGGCGCCGAGCCTGAAGCACGACGAGTCGACGAGCGAGCTGATCCGACGCTACCGAAAGTCCCGTGGCCGCCCGGTCTAACTTGCTTGGCGGACGGGTCAGACCGTGATGCCGCGAGCGGCGAGCCAGGGAATCGGGTCCACCCGGGTGCCGTACATCCCCCTTCTGCACCTCGAAGTGCAAGTGCGGACCTGTGGAGAAGCCGCGGTTGCCGACCGACGCGATGTTTTGCCCGGCGGTCACCCGCTGCCCCTGAGTCACGAAGATCTGGTTCACGTGGCCGTAGACCGTCACGTCACCGTTGTCGTGCCGGATGTAGACGGCCAGCCCGAACCCACTGGCTTCACCCGCACGCATGACGGTCCCGTTGCCGGCGGCGTAGATCGGCGTGCCGATGGGCGCGGCGAAGTCGATGCCGTAGTGGAACGTGCCCCAGCGTGCCTCGAAAAGGCTCGTCAGCGTGCCGTTGGCCGGCAGTGCCCAGTTGCCGGTCACCGAGCCGGGTGCGCCCGCAGCACCGGTGACACCGGGGTCAGTAGGTGTAATCCCCGCCTCTGCCTGCAGTTCAGCGAGCTTGGCTTGTTGTGCCGCGAGCTGGCTCTGCGCTTCCTGTTCCGCCGTGGCCGCAGCGGCTTCGGCGGTCGCGGTCTGCTGCGTGGCCTCGTCGGCGGCCTGCTTGGCGCTGGCCTTAGCGGTCTGCGCCGCGGTGAGACTGTTCAGCGTCGCGGCCTGATGAATGCTCAGATGATCGAGAGTGACGAGCTGGTCGATCAGGTCTTGCGGGCCGGACGCGTTGAGCAGCGCAAACTTCGACATCGATAGCGGGCCCTGGACGTAAAGGTCGTGTGCCATGTTTTGCGCGTCCAGCAGCGCCTTGCTAAGGGCCGCGACCGAGTCGTTGTACGCCGCCTGGGCAGCCGTGGCCGCGGCCTGCGCGTTCGCGAGCTGTCCTTGAGTCTGTACGTGAGCGTCGGCGGCGGCGAGCATCTGCGCGACCAAGACGTCGATCTTGGTGTTGACGTCCTGGATTTCGTCGAGGTTGGGCGTCTTCGTCGTATTGCTTGAGGCAGTATTGCTCGAGCTAGCACCGGATGACGAGCCGGACTTGGTCGACGTGCTGACCGATGGGTTGGACGTTTCGGTAGGCGTGGGAGACGCCGGATCCGAAGGGTCGGCGCTCGCCGTGCTCGCCGGGAGGACCGCGGTCACAAGAGCGACCAGCGTGCCGGCGAGAGCGGTGTTACGACTGCGATGACGCATGAACGGCGATTCCCAAAATCGGAAACAAGGACCTTAAACGCTAACCGATTTTCGAGCCCGCGGGCCTGGCTGTCCACATGCGATTGGTTACAGCGCCACCGCCGGCGGTCGTTAGGATTATCAGCGAGCGGTATGGTCGAGGTCACTTTCCGTCCCGCACTAACCCGGGGCCTGGAGCGACCATCGGAGTGGGCATGACCCAACAACAGCCAGAAACATTGTCTCGTCACGCCGCACTCGAAATGGTGGCGTCGGCTGAAAAAGCGTTCGCTTACCCATTTGACGTGGAAGGAATCCTCGACGGGTTCACCGACGACGTCGTCATTCGATTTGGTGATCTGCCTGAGATCAGCGGTAAGGCCGACGCTGAGCGATTCCTGCGCACCCGGTTCGCTCGTCAGAAGGACTACAAGCTCCGTAAGACACTGCGCGCACTCGACGGAAATATCGTCGGCAACTACTGGGACGGCACGTGGACCGACACGCAGACGGGCAAGGAAATGCAGTGCATAGGAACGGAGTTCTGGACCGTGCGCGCCGGCAGGATCGCGCTGTGGGAAGCCACGATCAACATTTGGGAGGTCGGCGCCCCGCCGTCCATTCCGCTTACTTAGTACGGCGATGTACGGCGGGGCCGGCCGGATTTAGCGCGGCGCCATCCGGATTGCGCCGTCGAGGCGGATCGTCTCGCCGTTGAGCATCGGGTTTTCCACGATGTGCGCGGCAAGCGCGGCGTACTCCTCAGGGTTGCCCAGCCGGCTGGGGTGCGGCACCTGCTTGCCGAGTGCTTCGAGTACGTCGTCTGGCGCACCGAGCATGAGCGGCGTACGGAACAGTCCCGGCGCAATCGTGCAGACCCGGATCTGCATCGAAGACAGGTCACGGGCAACCGGCAGCGTCATGCCGACGATGCCGCCCTTCGACGCTGAGTACGCCGCCTGCCCGATCTGGCCGTCGAACGCCGCGGCGGAGGCGGTGTTGACGATGACGCCGCGCTCTTCGCCGATTGGATCGTGTTTGAGCATGCGCTCGGCCGCGAGCCGGATCACGTTGAACGTGCCGATCAGGTTGATCTCGACGACCTTCTTGAACGCGTCGAGCGGAAAGGGTCCCTTCTTGCCGACCGTGCGGACCGCGTTGCCGATTCCCGCGCAGTTGATCGTCACCCGGATCTCGCCCATGCCGTCGGCGACGTCCAGCGCGGCGGCTACTTGATCGGCGTCGGTGACGTCGGCGGCGGAGAACTGTACGGCGTCCCCGAGCTCGCCTGCGATCTCGGCGCCCTTCGACGTGGGTAGGTCGATGATGACGGCCTTGCCGCCGCCTTCGACCAGTCGCTTGACGGTGGCCAGGCCGAGGCCCGAGGCGCCGCCAGTGACGACGGCGACGGTGTCTTTGATCTGCATTTGGTGCCTTTCCTGTAGGTGAAATCGCTAGCTGAACATGACGACGCTGCGCCCGGTGGTCTTACCGTCGGCAAGCTCTTGAGTGGCTTCGGCCGCATCAGAGAAGTCGACCCGGCGGCCGACAAGCGGCCGGATCTTGCCTTCGCCGACGAGCCGGACCAGGTCGGCGTACGCCGTGGCCGTCACCGCGCGGTTGCGGTCGGTGTAGAGCCCCGCGTGTAAGCCGAGGATCGAGTAGTTCTTGATCAGCGGGTGGTTGAGGCGTTGCGACTGGATCTCGCCTCCGGCGAAGCCGACCAGCAGGATCCGGCCTTCGAACGCGATGCACTTGGTGGATTCGGCGTACGAATCGCCGCCGACGGGGTCGTAGACGACGTCGGCGCCGTGCCCGCCGGTGAACCTCTTGACCTCGTCGATGACCGAGTCCTTGGTGCGGTCGATGACCAGGTGCGCGCCGAGACCGCGCACGAGCGCGGCCTTCTTCTGTCCACGGGTGACGCCAATGACCGTCGCGCCGGCCGCGATTCCTAGCTGTACGGCCGCATTGCCGACACCACCGGCGGCCGCGTGGACGAGCAGATACTCGCCGGACCGCAGCGCGCATCGCCGGTGCAGTCCGATCCAGCCGGTCTGGAACGCCGATAGCAATGACGCGGCCTCGGCGTCGTCGAGGCCCTCGGGTGCCGTGCGCGCTTGGTATTCGTTGACGATCGCGAGCTCGGCGAGTCCGCCGACCGCCCCGAGCGGCGACCCCAGGATCCGGTCGCCGACGGCGAACTTGACCACGCCCGGCCCAGTGGCGATGACATCGGCACAGATTTCGGTGCCGGGTACGAATGGCAGGTCCGGCTTGACCTGGTATTCGCCTCGGCACATGAGTACGTCGGGAAACCCAAGCGAACACGCGCGTACTCGGACCGCGAGCTGGCCGTCGCCGGGCGTTACCTCCGGGAGGTCGGTGAGCGTCATGACTGCGCCTGGCTCTCCCTGAGCGCCGACTTGCCAGGCGCGCATCAGACGGAGCTTTCTTGCTTGGCCTGATCGCGAAGCGGTCCCTTTAAGATCTTGCCCGAAGCATTGCGCGGCAGAACTTCGACGATGTGCACTCTTGTCGGTTTCTTGTACGACGCGAGGTGAGTCTGGCAGAAGTCGATGATCTCTTCGGCGGTCGGCGGGTCTTGCTCGTCGTTGGCAACGACGAATGCGACCGGGGTCTCCACCCACCTGGGATGGGGAGCCCCAACCAGCGCGACCTCCCGCACCTTCGGGTGATCGGAGATGACGTTCTCAACCTCGGCGGAGTAGATGTTTTCACCACCCGAGATGATCATGTCCTTGAGCCGGTCGACGACGTAGATGAAACCTTCCTCGTCCTCGCGCACGAGGTCACCTGAGTGGAACCAGCCGCCGCGGAATGCGTCCTCGGTTGCCTGCGGGTTGTTCCAGTAGCCGATCATCGTGCCTGGGCCGCGATAGACGATCTCGCCGATCTCGCCGCGCGGTACGTCGTTCATCTCCGCATCGACGATCCGGGCCGAGACGCCGGCGACCGGCTTGCCGACAGATCCGAGCTTGCGAATCGCATCCTCGCCGGACAGCACCGTAGTGACCGGTGACATCTCGGTCTGGCCGAAGGTGCAGATGTTGGGTACGCCCGGGAAGGCCTTGTCCATGGCCCGCAGGATCGCCGGCGTGGCGGGCGAGGCGCCCCATGAGATCGTCTTCAGCGCAAGCTTCCGGTTCTCGATCCCCGGGCGCTCGCAGACCATCTGCCACTGGGTCGGCACGAGAAACACGCCGGTGATCTGTTCGGACTCCAGGACGTCAAGCAGTACGTCGGGGTCGAAGGCGCCGGTCGGCATGATGGCGGTGGTGACGCCGAGCGTGATGCTCGGCAGCAGCCCGCCGACGCCGGCGATGTGAAACAGTGGCGGCGTGATCAGCCGGACACCGGTGGTGTCGACGGTGGTCGAGGCGAGCACTCCGGAGATCGTTTGCATCGTCAGGTTGGTGTAGGTCAGCATCGCGCCCTTGGGGCGACCCGTCGTACCTGAGGTGTAGCAAATGAGCGCGAGTTCGCCA
This window contains:
- a CDS encoding MinD/ParA family ATP-binding protein yields the protein MSTPPRHPFGDSRPESAPQPVAPADSSSTHEAPLVWAPPPPSATSEQFRTPHSAQAPQQPLADSSSTDRRAALTRRQPPHAGPPVPSSPPVQASPPMQTGHPPQAGHPQQFHSPQRSAAPQRPAVPQQFGAGQPPAPSVPPPPANSFVEPGRQSAVDPYAAPERPQAPHLDPRVAGLEQVPTRRRFPMRRAPASMPANPVSNGLELPIHTPRRISVVGMKGGVGKTTMAIMLATAAARARREQVLLLDADTTYGSLMLRMGIAPVASSHDIAQMGDPGSLDVLAGAISRNNDGVWVLPTGRTPAQSAAFGEATYVQAMRAVYRHFPITVSDCGAGMAGTLMQRVISASHSLVIATAPSMDSVLASHNALQWLDSIGYEALARRSIVAIGNVDINNPRIDLAEARQRFAPLCRAVVTIPSDPHLAPGSHLRYDALAAPTVRAAHDLAANVLEAALSVP
- a CDS encoding acyl-CoA dehydrogenase family protein: MAVQRLLPSREAEDLLQLTREIADAELAPKAAKDEADERFPREVFSVLGEAGLLGLPYSEEIGGGGQPYEVYLQVLEELASRWSSVAVGVSVHALSCFAIASFGSDQQRSWLPDMLGGKLLGAYCLSEPQAGSDPAAMTTRATRDGENYVINGAKAWTTHGGHADFYTTMVRTSDDRSRGISCFSVPSHTTGLSADTPERKMGLTGSTTATMRFDNVSIGADRRVGEEGQGLQIALAALDSGRLGIAAVAVGLAQRALDVAVAYAKERETFGRAIIDHQGLAFVLADMAAAVESARATTLSAARLKDAGKPYSQQASIAKLIATDNAMKVTTDAVQVLGGAGYTKDFPVERYMREAKVMQIFEGTNQIQRLVISRGLAKS
- a CDS encoding CaiB/BaiF CoA transferase family protein; the protein is MIESQPGPLDGVTVVDLTRALAGPHAGMMLGDLGARVIKVESPGSGDDTRGWGPPFVGPNDEIATYYLSCNRNKESITLDLKSDDGKDTLTKLIAKSDVLLENFRTGVLDRLGFTTTRIHEINPRLVILSITGFGHDGPQGGRAGYDQIAQGEAGLMSMTGPDPETPTKVGVPIADVLSGMYGAYGVVSALYERERTGKGKVIRTSLLASVVGVHAFQGTRWTVGKDLPVAEGPHHPSVAPYGLFRSQDGIVQISVGSESIWGKFAAAFGFDAADPKYANNGDRVRNTHELRKLVNEAFAAYSTEDLLAKLNEVGVPCGEVKNLEQVYEWDQVRSQGLVVDVDHPVLGNIELPGPPLRFYDDDTEWHRDHRYPPLLGEHNDSVRAWLDES
- a CDS encoding lysylphosphatidylglycerol synthase transmembrane domain-containing protein, yielding MLVDQTVRAVARTRQRAPHAGIINLIKISGALTDDSATPTDGPHKPIATHWLRRRVVPAVGVVLLVALVATQWRRLDDLPDILADASWGWLLVAVALQIASIGTLARQQRRFLDVQGGHYSLPSVVATTYAGNAISLSLPVVGPAAAAVFAYKRFTKIGVAPTVASWALAMSGIYTTVVYAAVTATAAALTGSKAGVISGLLSIALIVVPVLILLVGLHHESVRRRGRMVALWVVRTWCGLRHRPSAPMETAFLSGIDRIAALRLGGRGALLTMALTLANVLSKAGCLAAVTLSIYGHVPWAGIVLAWAAGQGLQLLNLTPGGLGVVDAAIGVALVGIGIPASTAIAITLVYRVISLWLVLLAGAVTLLYIRREA
- a CDS encoding glucose-6-phosphate dehydrogenase, which translates into the protein MRRGAEKTADLMVIFGITGDLARKMTFRSLYRLERKGLLDCPIIGVASDEMTVEQLVQRASDSIKETGEDFDQKVFARFAARLSYISGDVTKDDLYDDLTAAVKKFKRPLYYLEMPPSLFGPIAEQLGKAGLLEDALVAVEKPFGHDLTSARELNTRLHKVLREDQLLRVDHFLGKEPVIELEYLRFANVAFAELWDRKSVSCIQITMAEDFDVSDRGKFYDSVGALRDVVQNHLLQVLALVTMDPPAGAGADELRDKKTDVFKAIQAADPEHYVRGQYAGYTDVPGVAADSTTETFVALRLEIDNWRWSGVPIFLRAGKSLAVRATEVRLFLRRTPKLAFLPELTRAEPNQIVLRIDPDPGLRLAITARDDGTWRPVNLDTSFSTPLGEPLTPYERLFRGALTGDHSLFARQDSVEETWRIVQPLLDNPPPVHSYKPGSWGPTEADALIRGHQSWHKPWLEKAP